The following are encoded in a window of Flavobacteriales bacterium genomic DNA:
- a CDS encoding PhoH family protein → MKKKDRKIFVLDTSVILYDHSAIESFEEHDVAIPIQVLEELDTFKKGNDTINYEAREFIRHLDDIAKRDVLTDWIPLNGSSKGKFKVVAKHDLNGVDATKVFDDGKNDHQILNATLTLQRQNKDRKVVLVSKDIALRLKAKSLNIVAEDYLTGKVRDVREKLYTGRTVVEDMDEGMIDTLFANDRLPVEDLGLKKPSGNHFFILKHKKKSILAKFDPRTGQVERVEKQSIFGIGPRNAEQALAMSALMDPEIKLVTLQGTAGTGKTLLALACALEQRRNYRQIYVTRPVVPLSNKDIGYLPGDIQSKLDPYMQPLWDNLKLIKGQFEKHDSTPKRIDEMLENEKIAIAPLAYIRGRSLSNIFFIVDEAQNLTPLEIKTVISRAGEGTKIVFTGDVHQIDTPFLDTESNGLSYLIDKAKGDPLFAHITLEKGERSPLANLANDLL, encoded by the coding sequence ATGAAGAAGAAAGACCGGAAGATCTTCGTACTGGATACCTCCGTGATCCTGTACGACCATTCGGCCATCGAAAGCTTCGAGGAGCACGACGTGGCCATCCCCATCCAAGTATTGGAGGAACTCGACACATTCAAGAAAGGGAACGACACGATCAACTACGAGGCGCGGGAGTTCATCCGCCACCTCGACGACATCGCGAAAAGGGACGTCCTCACGGACTGGATCCCGCTGAACGGCTCCTCGAAGGGGAAGTTCAAGGTGGTGGCCAAGCACGACCTCAATGGCGTGGACGCCACCAAGGTGTTCGATGATGGCAAGAACGACCATCAGATCCTGAACGCCACGCTTACCCTGCAGCGCCAGAACAAGGACCGCAAGGTGGTGCTGGTGAGCAAGGACATCGCCCTGCGCCTGAAGGCCAAGAGCCTCAATATCGTGGCGGAGGACTACCTCACGGGCAAGGTGCGCGATGTGCGGGAGAAGCTCTACACCGGCCGCACCGTGGTGGAGGACATGGACGAAGGGATGATCGACACGCTCTTCGCGAATGACCGGCTTCCAGTTGAGGACCTCGGTTTGAAGAAACCTTCAGGCAACCACTTCTTCATCCTGAAGCACAAGAAGAAAAGCATTCTGGCCAAGTTCGATCCGCGCACGGGCCAGGTGGAACGCGTGGAGAAGCAGAGCATCTTCGGCATCGGCCCGCGCAACGCGGAGCAGGCGCTGGCCATGAGCGCGCTGATGGACCCGGAGATCAAGCTTGTGACCTTGCAAGGCACCGCGGGCACGGGCAAAACGCTGCTGGCCCTGGCCTGTGCCCTGGAGCAGCGGCGCAACTACCGGCAGATCTATGTGACGCGGCCGGTGGTACCCCTCAGCAACAAGGACATCGGCTACCTCCCCGGGGACATCCAGAGCAAGCTGGACCCCTATATGCAGCCGCTGTGGGACAACCTGAAGCTGATCAAGGGGCAGTTCGAGAAGCACGACAGCACGCCCAAGCGCATCGATGAGATGCTCGAGAACGAGAAGATCGCCATCGCGCCGCTCGCCTACATCCGTGGCCGCAGCCTGAGCAACATCTTCTTCATCGTGGATGAAGCGCAGAACCTCACACCGCTGGAGATCAAGACCGTGATCAGCCGTGCGGGCGAAGGCACCAAGATCGTCTTCACCGGAGATGTGCACCAGATCGACACGCCCTTCCTCGATACCGAGAGCAACGGGTTGAGCTACCTGATCGACAAGGCCAAGGGCGATCCGCTCTTCGCGCACATCACTTTGGAGAAAGGCGAGCGCAGCCCGCTGGCCAATCTGGCCAACGACCTGCTCTGA